The segment CCAACGGGGCAGCATGATCATCCTCCCCCTCCGCACCTTCGCCATCACGCAGCGAGTTGTGCTGACCGTGCTGACCGTGCTGACCGCGCTGATTTTGCACACTGTGCACATCTCCGTTGCGCGCATTTCCCACCGCGTTGACCTCTGAGCGGTCCCCCCCTTCGCCATCcatttgtttccccccctgaCAGCTTGCCTCCAAGTCATCCCCTTTCCCTTCATCGctgttggagaaaaaatccaCCTCCCCACTGTAAAGCAAAACTATGGGAAATTTCAAAAGCGCTTTACAAACACAATACCCCTGAATATGGTTTGCCCCGACTTCATCATTGGGAAGGTGTTCTAAATACCTTACGAGTGATGCTTGTTGAATGAATTCGATAGCTGTCTCAAAGCTGAATTCATTCCTCCCATGGTTAAAGTgagataaatttaaataaggAAAAGTCAAACAGTATTCTGTACCTGCCAATAAACATGCATCCATCAATTGCTCATTCGTTATGTTCCAAGAATGAAGCAAAAGGTCTAAGTCCACCCAttcgaaataattttctttccattctAAATTTAGAATTACCTTTGAGACATTCTGTAGGATAATGGTTGGAGGACCATACACAACATCTATTAGATGTACATGTAAGAAATAGGACAGCTGTGAAATGGCTAGATAAGGAGCATACATGCATTTGaatcctttattttttaaataatggaATAATATAAAAGCAATATCtgaattacatatatttgatactttttcaaaatttgaattggataacttcttctccttgttTACATAGTACAGCCATCCTTGTTCTATGTTCTGATGCACTGGTGCTGAAAAAAGTTTGTGGGCCCTTGGGGTTATCCCATCAAACACGAAGATCACATCTATGTTTAGATTCTTGAAATTCTCACATTGCTTGTCTATCAGGTGAAATATACATGGGGAAATACACCCTGACACGTCACTTAGAATATCTTTTAGGTCACTTGACGTTCGTAAAAAGTACAGGGCATCTACCCCTAACGTTAGATTCTTTATGTCATCGAGTGCACTCTTTTTCAGTAGGTTGTTCTCCGTTAGGTAGCTCTGCAGGCGTCTCACCCTCATTTTGCTCTCTCTCGCGCGTTGCCACTAGCTGGGCTGCCCCCCCCACAAGTGTACGTACCAgttgtatgtatatgcacgTACCTATGTGTGTATATCTACGTACctatgtatatgtacgtacgtatatttacatatgtatatgcatgtacgtatttTTACACATGTGCGCCGGTCTATAAACAACTAGGCGCCCTTCCACCGAGAGCTGCCCACTGGAGACATCCACCAACCTGCTGCTCCGCCAGACTAACACACCGTTCGGGAGTCAAAATGAACCGCTTCTGCACCTTCCTGGTAGACTATTACCATGTGCACGTAGAGATTCTCTAACAGGCCTGTCTCTCCAACTGACGtgttacatttaaaaaaaaaaattgaagaatcTTCTTggaggggagagaaaaaaagcttaTCTGCCCTGGCTAGCTACAAATATGCACACCAGAATTTTCACACCCACATGGCTTTTTCACCTTCCGGGGATTCTTCAAAGGTGTATCTTAATTTCCATGCACGTGCAACTTGCACAagatgggcaaaaaaaaaaaaaaaaaaatatatattttggcACCAACTCGTATGTACAACTGGGATGGTCACAAACGCGCGTAAGGCGGAATGGCATACTAGCACTATCCCTTTTGTAACTGCGGAGGAAGGGAAcactccaaatggggggtaCTACTCTCTTAAACCTTAAACGGTTCTTCCGTTCGTGCGCTGCGAAGTAAAGCGCACTGGTAGAGTTGTGCACTGACACCCcccaacacacacacaagcAAACGCGGTAGGTACATTCACGCAAATTCAACCAAATGCGTAGCTGTACACGTGTGAACAAATACGTTGCGTCTTGCGTGCATTTTACGATGGTGCTAATTTGGCCCTACACATGTGCAGCGGAACCATGCgcggcaaaaagggggcataaAATGGAGGcacgaaaaaggggacacgAAAAAGGTACCATCCGTGTGGACGAAAAAATCGCAAATTTCTCAGCACTAATAAAAACACACTTGCACGAAAACATACACGCAAGAAAGGGGGGCCCTTAAATTGCAAAGTGGCCAATGTAGAGGCTAAAACTTACACGTAACAATGAGCAGTGCATCCCCACAATGTAAACGAAAaggcatattaaaaaaaaaagggggaaggaaagaaaaaaaaaattcccgtATACGCTAACTCACAAAGGAgtggcaaaaatgaacacaaagGGAatggggggcaaaaaaagaaacattcCATacagttttgcaaaaaaaaaaaaaaaaaacgttccaaaaaaattgcgaaaagtTTATCAAAAATGCACCAAAAAAGTACCATAAAAcgttttcccccccaaaaaaaaattaccacaAATCCGCCCTGCGCGTATGCAGCGTGCATCCCGCAAAAGGGGGTACTACtcctactgctgctactgtcACTACAACGTAAGTACTAAATACACCAACGTGGATGCGCAAATGCGGAGGAGCAAAAGTTGGCCCATGTGGAAATAAACAGGAGGAGGGCAGCTTTTCTCTCAATTGGCGCAGTCTCTTCAGCTCTATCTCTCTCACCCGGTGGGTCACTCAGTCTCTCACTCAATGCAATGGTAGAATGCACGCGCACCCCTCTTTCACTACAAGCGTACACATGTACAAAAGGCATGCCCTCGCATGACATAAAATACACCATGCGAAGgtacacgtatatatatgtattcgtttattttattttatttattttttcttaatgtaGCACTTCGTTGGTTTCCCACGTTTGTTCGCGTTACGCGTTTACCCCTTAACAAACACACAGGGTTACATatgttcgaaaaaaaaaaataacagtaAAGATTAGCACTACAGTTACGTCGCGTACATCACGTACGTCACGTTACGAGaggttcttttttgtttcacccAGGGGTGTATCTCCtcatttgtaaatttaaaTTGCAGTCCACGGGAAGAAGCACATACTGCATTCCGTCCTGCGAAATGGCAAAACCACGAAGCGGCCAAAGTACCAAAGCTGCTAAAACACACAGTGATATATAGGGAACACAAAATGACACAGCCACATTGGTGAGCAAAACACTTGGCACTTCTTTAcacaaacttttttttcctgccatAGCACACttctataaaaaattgaacacaAGCGTGatcatccaaaaaaaaaaaaaaaaacaatcccTTGGTTGCATGAGGCACTGGCGTAGTGAAGCCACGACGCGCTGACGTGACGACATACGAGCAAAAGGATCATCGCACCCTCCAAAGCTACAATTATATAGTTtccacaaaaatgacaattttAACATTGCGCAGTAAGCCTGAACGTATGTCCACTCCAACGATAACGTGAAGGATGTGTTTTGtagcgctttttttttttttttgtgtgtgtatatgggAACCCCTTCTGGAGGCATTCCAATTGCAAAGAATATTTCCTCTTTGTGTGTATGCATCCCGCTTAAGCGAAGCTTTGGACACACTACGATGCAGCTCGCCttctacataaaaataaaaaaagcgaaacgTTTTGGCACACACACAGAAGGATCAATCGCGTTAACTcgcgcaaaaaatataaaacgaAATAAGTTAAACGTTACCgtgtgtaaataaaaaaaatgactaaTCATCCCCCGTATgctctttttcttatttttttttttctgtcattTAACCCCAGTTATATATGTTGACGACTCAGTTGTTCATTATCCATCTCCCAAGAGGTgtgtatgtattatatatatacatgtatgtgTGCAGGAGGgcccatttttcattttaaatgtGAAGGCATTTTTTGTACGAATGGTTGgcttcccctcctccccctttcccATGTTAGCAGCGTAGCGGCAGGGAATGATCACGTAATCAACGCTGTTAGAAGGCAAACTTGCTGCTTCCCCTCACCTTCCGCACAGATATACGTACACTCGAATGACATTCTGTATACCCCTTAACTGCAGGAGCATTTACATAATACCCAGCAAAcgtttttctaaaaatttgACGCATCGCATTTAGCAGCACATTTGGGGAGCATAACTCGGGCCATGTGTCCGGTACGTCttttaatggaaaaaatgtgggTCAGTCAATTGCCCGTGCtgttgctcttttttttttttcccccatatAAGCTAGCCCTCAGTGACGTACTCTCTTAAACCGTATGAACGAtgtataaaacaaaaataaattggcCAAATGTGCTAAATGAGCGAAATGCAAATAGGCATATATGCCCACATGCGCTACCCCCATAATTATTCCTTGGCGCCGGAAAAGCACATCACACATACCAAGTCGATAACGAGAcggtaaattaaaaagtgacACCCTAAAATATGTTGTTGCAAAGTTGCGCGTTTCCGTGCAGCCAGCTGGAACGGCAGCGCGCACGAAGCATGCAAGTAGGGATAAACGTATCATTAaggattgaaaaaaaaaaagtccataCCCCTCTCCACAGGTACACACAGGTACGCACACACGTGCCAGTGTGCCCCAGTCAGAAGTATTCCGCGAACTCGTCCTTTATGTTTAGGAGCATCGGGTCGTCAAAAAATCGGTTAATCGTAACATCCTCGGTTAaccccttcctcctcctcgttttaagcaaaaattcTCGGGCCAAATGCTGAATAGGCGCTGGCTCCAAGGGCCTTAGAATGACTGACTTATCTAGAGGGTCCCCTGGGACAATATGCCAGTGATCAAACATACTTAAGCAAAATGCCTGTCCACTAGTATGTGTCCTTAAATCAGTTTCGAATCCGAAGGACTCAATTGCTGGTAAGTACGCATGAACCATATACAAGGGGGTTCCCACTTTAGGGAAATCTTTCAATACGTGACCTCTTCTTCTAGACAGCACATTATAAACTGATGAAACAGAATCACCTGAACAAATAATTTCTGTGAACAAAATAGGTTCCATTAACCTCGGGGTAGCtaataaaaaggatgaatatATAGCTCTCCTCGTTGTTGGTATAATTTGCCCAGCTCCTCTATTGATTGGGTCATCATCTATTTcaccttttaaaatttttactttcacatttttcatgcACTCTTCGATTAGAGGTCCCTCCTTCGTGGCCCAGCAAAATCCTTGGATAATATTCTCCTTAATGGCGTACAGATTTTCTTTGTTTGTTTCTTTATACAAGGAATCGTCGACTAGGATGTTTGGGCTGTTGCTTTCCGGACCGAAGGCCCAAATGGATCTTATTGACAGCATATCCCAGTTGTGCTTGTCCGTGAGCAACGAGATGACGTTTTTGTCTAGGTTGTAATTCAGAGTACTCGTGCGTTTCTCCGAGGGGGGGTTTCCTTCGTTTGCTCCGTTTAGGTGCACTTCGTCGGGTGCGTCTGATTTGTCCGATTCGTCCACCGcttccaccgcttcccccgctcccccctcctcccgCAGCAGCCTGTCGACCGTGTGCAGGTACTCCTCGACGTTGGCGTCTCGCTCGCCCTTGTTCAGGTGAACCAGCCCCTGCACGATGTCATCCGTCAGCTCCTTCTGCATCGGTTCCACAATCATGtgaattttgttcttcttattTGGAGTCTCCGCAAAACAGTTCAGAGCCGACGTTTCGATAACCGTTTCGTTAAACTGCACCACGGGATCGGATACCTTAATTTCGAGGTCTCCATAAAGCTTCCTCAAGTCGTGCAAAATGCAGTCCAAGTATAGCTCCCCCGTCCCCAGGATGATATGTTCACCAGATTCCTCCACTTTGGTGCTGGACAAAGGATAcgttttgtcaatttttctgAGACCATCCAACATTTTGGGAAGTTCCGAGGGGTTAATAGGTTCACAAGCGACCTTAAAAACGGAGTTAGCACAATTTATATACTTGAACTTTCTATGTAATGGATAGAATATCTccgtttctgcttcttcttcctcgagCAGGAGTCTccgttcttcctttttcaaaccatttcGAGATCCTCCTGAGGTGGGTAAAATTCCCGCTGCTTTCATTCCGTTCAACTCACCCTTCTTCTTTGAGCCTTTTCCCTGTGCGTACCCAgctctcttctttttcacatTCGTTATGGTGCACGTTTTGTTAATGCAAATATCAACTCCACCAATGAGAACGAAATTTCCCGCGGGGACCTCATCGACCTCGACTCGGTATCTACCCTCGTAAATCCACAGGTGAGTAACTACTCTAGTTATCATATCTTCATCGTCACTAGGGCTGTATCCCTCCCCTAAGATGCGCACTGTTTGTCCCTTCCTGATGGTACCACACATGACCCTACCGAAGAGATCCAAAATGATGCATTCCGGTCGATGGTAATTCTTAATTATGTAAATCATTAGATTGTCCGTTTGATCCCCTTTAAGACATCTCATCATATCGTAGCATAATTTGGTTTTTAAAGAACCTGAATAAATTTGCCTCGTCTTCTGTTTAGCATTCTCTAATGGAGAGGGACAATTATCCAGAATGACATCCACAAATGCAGTTGTATCTTCAAATATCATGccattgatttttttaagaaggtatttattattaaaaaggtagtcattttttttcagggtaatgttaaaatttttaaaaaacggaATCAggaattctttttcttctgaaCAGACATACCCGAAGATTTTATAAATCGGATTTAAGATAAACTCAACAAATGATCTCCTCTGATTTGAATAGAGTGGAGATGAAACGAAAGAAAAATCCTTCtcgttaaaataaatatctcCCCAAAGGTGCTGTGCGAATTCGTCAATATCAATATTGTATGCACTGTACAAGTTACAATAAATTTTACTAAACGATTtgagggtaaaaaaaactccataAATGCTGGAAGCGAACAGGACGTTGTTTTTCAAAGGtgataacaaaaatttcttcttctcctttggaCTCTTATTTAACATGTCACAAAACGACTCAATTTTATTGTTAATCTCCTCAATGGTGTAGTTAATTTTGTGGTATGCATCATTCGGAGGCAAACGCAAATCCATTATTAATTTATCTATACAGTTAATAATTAATACcatcttcacattttcgtaaatgcacgtttttattatattttccgTCACGTACATACATCCATCGGTGACGTCTACAACCAAACAGCAGCATTCACATATATTCACTGCACATAGGAACtcatcaaaaaaattgacatgtCCTGGTGTATCCATGATATTAAAAAGGTATGATTTatatttcaaattatttttttttttattcagtaaaatattactaggaatattttcatacattttattttgaagaatgAGTGATATAGGAATTGCTTTAATGGATAATCCTCTTGCTTGTTCATCAAGTCTTGTATctgtataatttattaaatggtcaattttttttgtattaaatgGAGTCACCATggatgtattattttttcttacgttgtttctttttattagtaCTCCCTCCATTTCGGTATTCACGTGAAAGAAGCTTACTGTGCCGCTGTTTGGATTTCCCTCACTTGTTGTGCCACTTCCATAAATCAATTTCGTTTTgctatcctttttttctcgagTAAATTCGATTATCCTATCTATGAGGGTGGTCTTCCCGTGATGGAAATGTCCCgctatacaaatattttttataaattgcGTTTGGGACATCAACTGCGACATGTATTTAAAACTGAACGTGTTGCTGGGGAGACTCGTTTCGATCAGGTCGAAGTTCTTCCTGTTTGCCTCCACGTCCAGTTTCTTAATGAAGCTGATTCGCTCTACatttgtgtttattttattgatCGTCGCTTCTTCTATGTCTTGTGTATCCTCCTGTTCCACAAACACTTCCACCCCTTCGTACGCTCTCTGTAATTCGTCCATGTTGTCCCCGAggtgtttttctcctcccccgtCACGTCCGTCCTCACGTCCGTCCGCACTTTCGTCCTCACTTTGGTCATCACTTCCGCCATGGCCCCATTCGCTGCCGTCTCTACCAGcttcgtttttcccctttttttccccctcttctcccctttgcctTCCTCCGACCCGCATCGCTATCCTCATCACTACCTTCGTCACTACCTCCGTCGCTATCTCCATCCGAATCCGAATCCGCCTcctgctcccccccctcacTCACGTCGTCCTCTTGGTCCCCATCCGAGTAGTCCTCATCGCTGTCGATGTCTTCCCCTATGTAATTTCCGAACTCGTCGTACAGGTTGTTCTTCGACTCCATCGCTGCCCACCACACAGGTTGCTCTGCTGCAAGCCGTTTCCTACCCGCCACACAGGTGGCTCTTCTCCAAACCGTTTCCTACCCACCACGGGGTTTTCTGGCTACGCTCCGCGCAGGGTAAATAATTCCCTTGGGAGGCACTTCCAACCTTCCCCCGATACCGCCGGAACGTTGCTGACGAACGGACCCTTTCGCGCCTTCACTTCACTCGCCCGCTACGCAGACTGCAGAGTGAGCGCCTTAACATGCATACGAAAGCAGCGTCCGCCGCAACTTTGACGCGACTTCGTTCCTTCCTCTTTGCAGTTGAGTGGGTCGTAAAACCGCGCTATtcgattattttgttttttgtttatttttttgttttactactttattattttattatttttttattttgttgtattttttccccttctccaaatttgagtttcttcctttccgctTCTACCCCGGTTGAACAGCTGGGTTTTGTTTTGCTACATATTCCCCGTTGGTTGGGTTGCTCTCTCCCTCGAGCCAATTCGAATCAACTTTGGCAGGCTTCTCCCCTTAACCGTAgttcgtttttctcctcccttgGGATAATGCAGCTTGCTCGCTTTGGAAAGTGGCAATTCGTGGACTCCAATTTTTCTTGCCTTCGTCATcgcttttccgttttttttttttttttttttgcgtgccaCACATTGGCTGGCATTTCTGCactgcatatttttgtgccACCTTCCTGTTgtgttattgttttttttgttttgttttgctttgctttgctttgctttattatttttttttttgttccatttccTCGAGCTACCTGGTCAACATGCTGGTGGACGAGTTGATACAGTAACTCTTCTTTCGCCCTTTAGCCACTCCTGCCTTTTGCCCCTTCGCCCGTGATTCAGGTGACTCACGTGAGCCCATTTCGTTTCCCACCTCATCACCAATCATGCATAATAACACCCACAAGCGCAGGGAAGACGAGGCGAACGCCCCGTACGATTCCAGGGGGGAAAGGCCCACCCAACaagggaaattaaaaaaaaagtaccatcCCTTTCGATGTTGCCAGGTGCAGCCACGGAAATTTTACTAAGTAAAggcttctcattttttttttttttaacatgtcCACACGAAAATGGCAATAAAAGGGTCATTACTCTTTAAGCACAGAAACGTTTAATTCGTGTCAGTAGGTATGAAACAAAAGATGTATATGAGTTGATATTCCCTCCTCTAACTGCACCCACGTGGAAGTACATCCTTGGAGGTACCTCTGCTCATATAACCCTATTGGAAGATCAACTATTCTCGCTTTCCGATTTTATTACCCTCCAGCGAATCTTCAAAAGGgggcacatatatatactatacCCCCTTTTGAGTTAGCCATGTGTGTCACGGCGCTTGGtcttatttctctttttgcgCGAATGGACTGctaggaattttttaatcatcaCTCTGTTGGCACCTCTGTTGGTACCTCTGTTGGCACCTCTGTACGCGCTGGCACACGTGTGTAGCGCAGCATGCGTTCCTCCACTCATTCGTGACACGCGAGTTAACCCTGCATGGGAGTAAACTAACGGAGAGGTATACTCCCCTAAGTGGATGTCCTAGCGGATACCTCCCCCCTCCCAATCTCACATGAGTACCATGTTCAACACGACTAGTAAAAGGTGAATCATTAACTGGCATGTGCTTGGCCATCATCGCACATAGGCATATATTCCTCCATGGGCACTAACCTGTATGAGATTTTTCGCATCGTCAAACGTGCTATTCCGAAAGGGTGGATCCACCAAGGGGGTATATTAAAAAGGCGCAAAGGGGGTCGCGGCAAAAGGGATCGCAGCAAAAGGGATCGCGGCAAAAGGGGTCGCCGCAAAAAGAAGGCCTTCATGTTCTGGTCCCTCCTACCTGCTTCTCCACTCCTGCTTCTCCACTCCTGCTTCTACGCTACTGCCGATTCCGCttctagttttttttcacgctaAGTAGCCCGAAAGTGGATAGGCACCCACACAAggcgtaaaaaaatgtgctaaCCAATAggacagcaaaaaaaaaaaataaataaaataaaaaaaaaaaaaaagaatcataATAACAGCAGTCGTGGTAGAGATAACTGCACACAGAGGCTCGATCGGTTAAATTGGAAGCAAACTGGAAAGGCAGACAGAGGAGCGGCAGACAGCGGAAAGGCGCGCGACCGTGTTACTGTGCAACTGCAAAGGCGCTCTCCCACACCCCAAACCACATTTCGCGAAATCGGCaaagaaacacaaaaacaaacGTGTGCACTTGCCTGAACATATATTTAAGCAGAGTGCAGTACAGTACACTACAGCACAGTACAGCACAGCACAGTACAGTACAGCACAGTAGGCATACCCCTGAGTACACCCTGGTGAACCTGGCCAACTCCCCAAGATGAACCCAGGCGACGGCATCGAACCCATCGAAATCAGGAAGATGCGAAACGACTTCGTCAGATGCATCATCAAAGATGaggagtacaaaaaaaaagacgagaaaaaaaaagaaatcgtTAAGTATTGTAAAAGCTACAAAGATTTTTGCAACATCGTAAGTTCAGTAAATATGAAACCAGTTAGGACATACGAGCAGAAGGTATCCTATGATGATTATGTCAGTTTGAAGATTTCCTCCTCACAGTCTCAAATGGAAGCTattaaaaggagaaacagaCGGAGCCAAAATTTTCAGCTCACGAATTTATTTCAGATTAATAACCACGTGGAACTACCCTCTCCGCAAGAGGTCGAAGAGAGGAAATCTGAACAGGAGATCCAGCAATTTTTGTAAGTCCCTAAACAAAAGGTCGCGAGTGAGCGAAGAAGTTGTCGTATCCAATGTATGCACTTCTTCCATCCTTCCATCGTCGGTGCGGCTACCATCTCATTTGCTTACAcaaccaccaccaccaccatcGCCAACACCATCACCAACACCACCACCAACACCCTCTGTCACCTCAGACGCATGCTCTGGGACAACCAAAAGGATTACGCCAATTTTATAAAACGCAACTACACCTCCGATGAACTGGCACACGTGCTTAGCCttataagaagaaaatgggACGACCTGTTTGAGCCCACTAGTGTAGAAGACCCCGTGATGGAAACGGCCCAGCAGAAATTTCTCAACTTGGCTAACTTCCTCATTCATTGGGTGAACCATTGGGAAAAGCAGAACCTCTCCGCTTACTTCACGCAGGACGAGTTGAACGATATAAACTTAAACCTCCAGGATGTGATTGGTAAGATTGAAAAAACGGCTTCTATGTATGATGAGGTAGTCAATGGTGAAGCAAGCATAATGATAAATCAACTTAAGGAGATTCACCTTTAGCGGAATACCTGAGGGGTGCGGTCTGCACGTTCTACTCTCTGCCGTGTGAACTGAGCCCACACAGTGGGAGTGTCACACCCCAACGTAACATGCGCAGCTAACACATTTGCATTACAAGCGATGTGTCAAACGAAGGGGACCTCCTATACCTCTTTTCCTCTCCCAACTCTTTACCGCCAAACCTTCAGTtgcttaattattttaaaaaatagcttAAAAGGTATTGTGCATTTGCATATATGAGGTTGGGTCAGTTGTGCCTGTCAAGTTCCCGGatgcacacatataaatatatacacatatagaCACCTGCGTTGGTGCACATTTCTGTCCTGTTGGCCAAAAAGGtttctttccctcctttATCTCTCTCGGTAATAAGTGGcatgcaaaaaggaaaaaaaaaaaaaaacacacacacatacacacacaaaacTGCACATGCATGTACAAGTGGGCGCATTTATCATACGTTGTGTGCACACATGCATCGTGCGTGGTGTGGACGCAGATTGCGTTCCTGTGCACGGGGCGCACACTCACATATCATGCTGCCTATGCGTAGCCAAAATTCTCCAACACCTTGCGCTCCTCCGGATTTATCATATTCAGAGCCTCCGTCTTTaactgcttcttctcattcAGTACATTCACCTTCTTTTTGTAATATAACTTACTCAGCTTTTTTCTtgatatttcatttttcttgaCCAACTCATCATAGTTCCAGCCCACTCGCGAACTTAACGTTCCAAGTCGACAATATCTCCTATGCTTTTTCAACCTGAATGCTCTCAAGGCACTTGGTAACacgtactttttctttttatcatatGGATATGGCATGCCTACAAATaccttcaat is part of the Plasmodium cynomolgi strain B DNA, chromosome 8, whole genome shotgun sequence genome and harbors:
- a CDS encoding U5 small nuclear ribonuclear protein (putative) yields the protein MRVGGRQRGEEGEKKGKNEAGRDGSEWGHGGSDDQSEDESADGREDGRDGGGEKHLGDNMDELQRAYEGVEVFVEQEDTQDIEEATINKINTNVERISFIKKLDVEANRKNFDLIETSLPSNTFSFKYMSQLMSQTQFIKNICIAGHFHHGKTTLIDRIIEFTREKKDSKTKLIYGSGTTSEGNPNSGTVSFFHVNTEMEGVLIKRNNVRKNNTSMVTPFNTKKIDHLINYTDTRLDEQARGLSIKAIPISLILQNKMYENIPSNILLNKKKNNLKYKSYLFNIMDTPGHVNFFDEFLCAVNICECCCLVVDVTDGCMYVTENIIKTCIYENVKMVLIINCIDKLIMDLRLPPNDAYHKINYTIEEINNKIESFCDMLNKSPKEKKKFLLSPLKNNVLFASSIYGVFFTLKSFSKIYCNLYSAYNIDIDEFAQHLWGDIYFNEKDFSFVSSPLYSNQRRSFVEFILNPIYKIFGYVCSEEKEFLIPFFKNFNITLKKNDYLFNNKYLLKKINGMIFEDTTAFVDVILDNCPSPLENAKQKTRQIYSGSLKTKLCYDMMRCLKGDQTDNLMIYIIKNYHRPECIILDLFGRVMCGTIRKGQTVRILGEGYSPSDDEDMITRVVTHLWIYEGRYRVEVDEVPAGNFVLIGGVDICINKTCTITNVKKKRAGYAQGKGSKKKGELNGMKAAGILPTSGGSRNGLKKEERRLLLEEEEAETEIFYPLHRKFKYINCANSVFKVACEPINPSELPKMLDGLRKIDKTYPLSSTKVEESGEHIILGTGELYLDCILHDLRKLYGDLEIKVSDPVVQFNETVIETSALNCFAETPNKKNKIHMIVEPMQKELTDDIVQGLVHLNKGERDANVEEYLHTVDRLLREEGGAGEAVEAVDESDKSDAPDEVHLNGANEGNPPSEKRTSTLNYNLDKNVISLLTDKHNWDMLSIRSIWAFGPESNSPNILVDDSLYKETNKENLYAIKENIIQGFCWATKEGPLIEECMKNVKVKILKGEIDDDPINRGAGQIIPTTRRAIYSSFLLATPRLMEPILFTEIICSGDSVSSVYNVLSRRRGHVLKDFPKVGTPLYMVHAYLPAIESFGFETDLRTHTSGQAFCLSMFDHWHIVPGDPLDKSVILRPLEPAPIQHLAREFLLKTRRRKGLTEDVTINRFFDDPMLLNIKDEFAEYF
- a CDS encoding 60S ribosomal protein L13a (putative) gives rise to the protein MYKKVYVIDCKGHLLGRLASIIAKELLNGQRVVAVRCEDINISGSLYRNRLKYQEFLRLRTNTNPKKGPLHLREPSKILWRCVRGMLPHKTYKGKIALKKLKVFVGMPYPYDKKKKYVLPSALRAFRLKKHRRYCRLGTLSSRVGWNYDELVKKNEISRKKLSKLYYKKKVNVLNEKKQLKTEALNMINPEERKVLENFGYA
- a CDS encoding hypothetical protein (putative) — its product is MNPGDGIEPIEIRKMRNDFVRCIIKDEEYKKKDEKKKEIVKYCKSYKDFCNIVSSVNMKPVRTYEQKVSYDDYVSLKISSSQSQMEAIKRRNRRSQNFQLTNLFQINNHVELPSPQEVEERKSEQEIQQFLRMLWDNQKDYANFIKRNYTSDELAHVLSLIRRKWDDLFEPTSVEDPVMETAQQKFLNLANFLIHWVNHWEKQNLSAYFTQDELNDINLNLQDVIGKIEKTASMYDE